In one Pungitius pungitius chromosome 13, fPunPun2.1, whole genome shotgun sequence genomic region, the following are encoded:
- the fam83b gene encoding protein FAM83B, whose translation MEAQEFSMLSSLRGEPKLEEFIQPHYKESYRLAIDCLASGGRESYQKFLKEERLGSFLSEDELLFITRKAENVPPKNDAEETTVPVDSHSSSGTYWPVHSEGDAPDLELGWPDVLQERLQTNIDLLFHPPRQNNPTIKEVVRKHIQDARQVIAIAMDEFTDVDIFKEAVDASIRGVPVYVLLDDFHLKSFLAMAENQDVKINQLRNMRVRTVKGPDYLCRSGVKFHGAMEQKFLLVDCLTAIYGSYGFTWSFEKIHLSMVQLITGHLVKSYDEEFRTLYARSTVPSELCPPEGLTQRNGRQILPQDTHKVERRDQLRHTLDTVYRKTCEMKLGARDLDLERRLFEEEPYHSGLLKENGIAVNNQMPQFLSTESNDFIKRHSYAGERQDECIPPNFRPRASNWNISRETGSGINHFPVDNYLHVPQIQRGHNMRQSYSGNDKRVISMQQNMPTLENTSKSFMRTFRIESYLKRPEVPFGDSCDYLDQVDPQDKGNSFMQGRMRSSLVFRPTVPEQMEPNRHINSSTCVNSLAAPNTPSHYSSMHWNPTAAADTMSNDGYMFNRKSLQVLDDSQNKANSGPGRGSYPAVYASLGRSAGRHLLQNPDTMSDNWQKRRSLADPRPALEYKHESSSHVYGDFSGAQVNRSTAEINAQSGGYRSNLKEDQRSSSHYDVKRVTDCHVTPNWQQPPSRTASAAALEVKSKGLTPKSNSMSQPHFPMKTSKKILPEKKEDSVGTSDTLSLQSSCSTDTLTADDEPRTSYRGAKHPQSTTHSVRSSSGHQMKRIDGDHLTSSKPRFRAEELKNPPQVSLPKPTTQKKPGIFERSARPGSESTSWSKDRGPETRLYSRYESFCSIDKKRSQEKTKTLPKGDADIEHNITRAARGHHENKLEKFLQRMGHLIHKNKQ comes from the exons ATGGAGGCCCAAGAGTTTTCCATGCTGTCGTCACTGAGGGGAGAGCCGAAATTGGAGGAGTTCATTCAGCCTCACTACAAGGAGTCCTACCGCCTGGCCATCGACTGCCTGGCAAGTGGCGGCAGAGAAAGTTACCAGAAGTTCCTCAAGGAAGAACGTCTCGGAAGCTTCCTCTCGGAGGACGAGCTTCTTTTCATTACCCGAAAGGCAGAAAACGTCCCACCTAAAAATGATGCGGAGGAAACCACGGTTCCTGTGGACAGCCACTCATCCTCGGGGACGTACTGGCCCGTCCACTCGGAGGGGGACGCGCCAGACTTGGAGTTGGGTTGGCCGGATGTCCTGCAAGAAAGACTACAGACGAACATAGATCTGCTCTTTCATCCGCCGAGACAGAACAACCCGACCATCAAGGAGGTGGTTCGGAAGCATATACAAGATGCGAGACAG GTCATTGCCATTGCGATGGACGAGTTCACGGATGTAGATATATTCAAAGAGGCTGTGGATGCCTCGATACGAGGAGTGCCAGTCTACGTGCTTTTGGATGATTTCCATTTGAAAAGTTTCCTCGCAATGGCTGAAAATCAAGACGTCAAAATAAATCAACTAAGG AACATGAGGGTGCGCACTGTGAAGGGCCCGGATTACCTCTGCCGATCGGGAGTGAAATTTCATGGAGCGATGGAGCAGAAGTTTCTTTTAGTCGACTGCCTCACAGCAATTTATGGTTCATATGg cttCACGTGGTCATTTGAGAAGATTCATCTGAGCATGGTGCAGCTGATCACAGGCCACCTGGTGAAGTCCTATGACGAGGAGTTTCGAACACTTTATGCCCGCTCGACTGTGCCGTCTGAGCTCTGCCCTCCGGAAGGTTTGACCCAACGCAATGGACGACAGATTTTGCCCCAAGACACCCACAAAGTTGAGCGTAGGGACCAGCTGAGGCATACGCTGGACACAGTTTATCGGAAGACCTGCGAGATGAAACTAGGAGCGAGAGATCTAGATCTAGAGAGGAGGCTCTTTGAAGAGGAACCTTACCATTCCGGGCTGTTAAAGGAAAATGGGATTGCTGTTAACAACCAGATGCCCCAATTTCTGTCAACAGAGTCAAATGACTTCATTAAAAGGCACAGCTATGCTGGAGAGAGGCAAGACGAATGTATTCCACCGAACTTCAGGCCCAGAGCGAGCAACTGGAACATCTcaagagaaacaggaagtggaataAATCACTTTCCAGTGGACAATTATTTACATGTGCCACAAATCCAAAGAGGTCATAACATGCGGCAGTCTTACAGTGGCAACGACAAACGTGTTATTTCCATGCAGCAGAACATGCCAACGCTAGAGAATACATCCAAGTCCTTCATGCGCACATTTAGGATCGAGTCTTACCTCAAACGCCCTGAGGTGCCGTTCGGAGACTCTTGTGACTATTTGGACCAGGTTGATCCACAGGACAAAGGCAACTCCTTCATGCAGGGAAGGATGAGGTCGTCCCTCGTTTTCAGGCCCACCGTACCGGAGCAAATGGAGCCAAACCGACACATCAACTCCTCCACTTGTGTCAACTCCTTAGCAGCCCCAAACACTCCTTCCCACTACTCATCCATGCATTGGAATCCAACTGCAGCAGCTGATACGATGAGTAATGACGGGTACATGTTTAATAGGAAAAGTTTGCAAGTTTTGGATGACAGTCAGAATAAGGCAAACTCAGGTCCAGGTAGAGGCTCTTACCCCGCTGTCTATGCTAGCTTAGGCAGATCAGCAGGTAGACACTTGCTCCAAAACCCAGACACCATGTCTGACAATTGGCAGAAAAGACGTAGCTTAGCAGATCCAAGGCCAGCCCTCGAGTACAAGCATGAATCATCAAGTCACGTGTATGGAGATTTTTCAGGGGCGCAGGTTAATAGAAGCACAGCAGAGATCAATGCACAGAGTGGAGGATACAGGTCAAATCTGAAAGAAGATCAGAGGTCTTCTTCTCATTATGATGTCAAGAGGGTCACAGACTGCCACGTCACGCCTAATTGGCAGCAGCCGCCATCCAGGACAGCGTCCGCGGCAGCCCTGGAAGTTAAGAGCAAGGGTCTAACACCTAAATCCAACAGCATGAGCCAACCACATTTTCCAATGAAGACTAGCAAAAAAATCTTaccagagaagaaagaggattCAGTGGGAACCAGCGACACACTGAGTCTGCAGTCAAGTTGCAGCACAGACACCTTAACAGCGGATGATGAGCCGAGGACATCGTACAGAGGAGCAAAACACCCCCAAAGCACAACCCACTCCGTCAGGTCCTCCTCAGGGCACCAGATGAAGCGGATAGATGGCGACCATCTTACCTCTTCAAAACCTCGATTCAGGGCTGAAGAGCTCAAAAATCCACCCCAAGTCTCTCTACCTAAACCTACGACCCAAAAGAAGCCCGGCATCTTTGAGAGAAGCGCGAGGCCCGGCTCTGAATCGACAAGCTGGAGCAAAGATCGAGGTCCGGAGACTCGCCTTTACAGCAGATATGAGTCCTTCTGCTCGATTGACAAGAAACGCTCGCAGGAGAAAACCAAAACGCTCCCTAAAGGTGATGCGGACATTGAACATAACATCACCCGGGCTGCAAGGGGGCACCACGAAAATAAGCTGGAGAAATTCCTTCAACGAATGGGACATCTAATACACAAGAACAAGCAGTAA